Within Spinacia oleracea cultivar Varoflay chromosome 4, BTI_SOV_V1, whole genome shotgun sequence, the genomic segment AATTCATATCAGACACTTGACCTCACttggccaaaaaaaaaaacataactttagttatttataattaattcgTATTGAAAAGTATTTAAGTGttattttttcattaattttttaaCAGTGATCCCATTTAGTACAATTTCTGGGACTATCACTGCTTAGACGTTTTATTTTGCTTATATGTTATTAATCAGTGGCATATTTCCTTGTTATCGATCAGCTGATCATTGAATACCCAATATACGCAAGTAGCTACCATTGAATGggaaagtatatatatataactcgTCAAATCAAAGTATCTCTTTGTGAAATTCTTGTCATGGTATAAATTATTAGTGCAGATAATGCTTGCCAAAAGAATTATTAGGGCTGAAAATAACATTAAAGCCTCGATGATCCATCAAATATTGACCTACAACATTAATCATCTGAATACTTGTCAAACTGTGCGGTGTGTGAAACGTTCGATTCAAAGGCATGATTTACGAAGATGTGTCATATAAATTAAAGAGTTGATGAAAAAAAGCGTGGACGGCAGGATTCGAACCTGCGCGGGCAAAGCCCACATGATTTCTAGTCATGCCCGATAACCACTCCGGCACGTCCACATTTGTTAAACGTTTAGTAAACGTTTATGTTTTTCCTAAAAACGATTTCAGACTAGTACTGTACAGGGAAAAAAGGAAATAGGTAAACAAACGGGATTAGAAATTAATTGTCATCGTCACTAGTTAATAATTTCCAtaaatgtaattaattgaaaGTTTGAAACAATTGCTAATCATCTTGAGAAGAACTGAGATCATAATCTCTCTTTGTTTTGTTTCTTTTGACTAGGGTGCAAATAAGTCAAAACTCTCAATAAATTACTCGTGTTCGAGCTCGGGCTCGGTTAaagctcgttcatgttcgtttattttataaacGAGTAGAGCTTGAGCAACTTCTAAAGCTCgtttaataaacgagcttgatCATGAACATATGTATGCTCGTTTATTTAAGTTCACGAACAACTAGtttatttatgttcatgaacaaaCTCGTCTAACTATATATGTTCTTAGTCAAAATTTCCACACATAATTGTTTTATTATACATACAAATCGTATTTTGACTTTTAATATCCAAAATATTATATcatagaataaaaataattttgaatttaaatagCTAAATCAGTGCGAGAATTTCTTAATTTTAGCTTGTTTGGTAATGAAAGGGAAAAGTGAGGAAAATAAAATATGTGAAAATATGTGGAAACCATttagttatatattttttattttatttccacACTCTTCCCCTCAAAAGCAATGGAAAAACTATGAAAACTTgtgaaaaacaaaattaatgaagtgaaaaatatgtaatattatattttcctttgtttaccATAATAATTAGTCAAACAAACTAAATGAGGAGCTTTTCACATATTTCTTCAGATTTACTCTTCTATAGACTTCCATAGTTTAATTTTTCTCGCATTTCCACGTTAATTAGGTTTCCAAACACAGTGTAGAGCGCAAAGCTCGTTTAAGAAAAAACTCATTTATGATCTCGGCTCGATTAATGAACGAGATATTCTCGAACTGTTCACGAATACGAAATCTCTTAAACGAACCGAGGTTGAACATATTTTGGAGCTTGGTTGAAAGCTCGGGCACAGGCTCGAGCTCGCCTAAATTAAATGAACAAGGTAATACTCGGCTTGACTCGGCTCCTTTATACTTTTGACAGTGATTACAGCCGagagaccaaaaaaaaaaaagtatgctAAACTACACAGTAAAAGGAAACAACTCCTAAAGACTAAAGCACGAGAGAGGATAGATCGCTGGTTATCAGCCATCAATTACTGAGGTATTCTACATCGCTGTCCACCAGCGACAAAAAAAACCCATACCCAccctaaaaaaagaaaaagaaaaaaaaaagttggaaaGATGGCCCATACTTAAATAAATGTGTACAAGTGTTGCTAATTTGTTATATAATGTCATCggtaatataagtattgtcatggaaaatgataaatccaagaaAGAATTCCACTccttccaaggaaatcaactttaaaaaaatgtggatttccttgtaagaagtaaaattttccttggatttatcactttcctattgtcattgttatatatatatagtgtcattgttgtattaaaatactgtcacaatcacccaaaaaaggaaattatgtatacaagtgtaatgaaatagaaaaagtaaagagaccacttaaatgaatggataaaagtgttgattattaaatgaatggataaaagtatgtatacaagtgttatataagCATTATCATCGTTTACATAAATAATGTCATTGTTATATTaaaatattgtcattgttgtatcaaTTACTGTCATATTGCCGATATTTAGtaatttgtttgacttttcaactcatgtAGTGAAAATACAATTTTGCCCTGGGTATGGGGTCTTTTTGTCGCTGGTGGACATCGATGTAGCCTGCCTCTCAATTACTCCAGGCTAAAGCACGAGGGAGGATAGATCGATGGTTGTCATCCATCGATTACTCCATACCCACCTCCAATCTTCCCCTTCTGCATTTCCATCATCTTCAACCTCTCCCCTTCTGCATTTTCATTCTCCATTATCTTCCACTCTCTCTACATTTTCCTCTTCACCACTAATTTCATCATTTTCTAGTTTACCCATTTGACTGAATCACATTTTTCTTGATTTCTTTGCATCATTTGAGCTTTTAATTTTGTGGATGAGGTTAAAGTTCTTGTACAATTGTGAATTTCAACGAAGTCATGTGGATTTAACATCACTTGTGTAAATTCATGTCATTTTAACACtattatgattttcagaattGTTAGATCTTGAATTGGAATGATCATATATATGGCTACAATATGTTATTTGGTTACTGTCGTTGTTGTATTAAATTTAGTAAATAATAGTTTGGTTATTGCCATTGTTATATTAAATTCCGTCATTGATTATTTGGTTATTGTTGGTTTGTTTTTCGTTTCCTAGATGTGTTCTAGAAGAATTATGTTTTCTAGtataaatattgtcattgtttTTATAAATACTATCATTGAGGACAGGAGGAAGAATTTGTTGACTTGTCAACAAAAACACGAAAAGTGACCAAAGTACCCCGAGTATGAGCAAATATACACCCGCTGATTACCAGCGGCGTATCacgcctcctaaaggctaaagCACATACAAAAGTTCGGAGTAATAGAACAAAGGTCTGTGAATATACCTTGCATAGTTACAACGAAATAATAGATCAGACCGTCGGAGCTTGTACAATTTTAGGGGAGAGAACAAGCGAGTTATGATAGCGTCATGCGTAAAGTAATTGACGTCAGAGGAAAGTTTGGGGGGTCCTTCCGCCCATTGTCTATATTTAGTAAGTTAAAAGTgtgtaaaataaaattaaacaaaaaaaaccatCCAAAACAGAAAAATATGTAGATTAAAAAccggagggagtactttgtattcataatacgaagtatattacgGAGTGGAGTAAATAAAAGCAAATATTGTACATAATCATGTTCCAGGTGCACAAAGTATCAGATCTTAGTGACCTCAAACCGGTTTAAGGAACTAACAACAATAAATGGTACTAGTCGTACCAGTAGTTAGAAGTTACATAGAAAACCCAATAATAACAACACTGCTAAACAAGCTTAATTCAACTCATGTCTCATATCAAGAACACGAGATATAATCAAACATATATATGTATTAATTAGCTACTGATGCTCAGACTACGGTGCACTAGCCACTGCTTGAGTTGAGATGCTGGGAAATGTGGAGAGTGGTAACTCAGGAGAAGGCGGTAGTTCAGGAAAATCCCCAGGAACTTGTGGCAGAATCGGCTGAGGCAACAAGGGATTGTATGGAACAGCAGGAGCAGGGTTCTCATCCACTGGATAATCAGGATTATCGGGATCATCAGGTACTTCGGTGTCAGGAACATCGGGAAGATCATCTGGGAGGCTTGTTTCGGTGAGATGACGAGCCACCACGTGGATCCGATGGTCACTCATCAATGATAATGCAATCAGAAAGACAGCCAACGCTAATGGCGAGTAAAGACGTTTGCAGCAAGGATAACCCATGATTTCGGATAAGCAGGAAAGTTGTTCAAGTTTGTTTTGTCAGAGCTGGGAATTTATAGATGAAGGATGTGAATGATGAAAAGAAGAAAAACTGTTGGTTGAGAAATTAGTATTGTCTTTGTTTCCTCCTATCAAGtgttaattaaatctaacatGAAGAGGTAGATTTGACTTATTTCTCTCTTTCAACTTCTTTAACTTTCTGCTGTTTTCGCTGTCAGCACTCATTTTTGCGTCTCTTCTATCTACATTATTTGTCCAAAACTTGATTTTCTCATCTGTTAGGGATATATGAAGAAAAAATAAAGGTTGAGTTGGTGATGATCTAAAGAATAACCTGCCTCCGAAAGAAAATAATTACCTGCAAGGTTCTAACCTGATAACAACATCAACAAGGCAACAGAAACTACACGAACACGGTATTATAAAACATGAAAACACGGAAGATTGGTTTAAAACATGTCACTTTAATAACTGCTGTTACATACTTTGTAGTAGCGACTGATGCATATTACAATGTTGAACAGAGGAAGCTACACCAACTTGTACAGAAGCAATTCATCAAGCAGCTAAGTCAACAAGTTCTCACAGACAAGGCAGGCTGAGGCAGAGTAGAAATATCTCACATTCTCGCACAATATCAGCATTCTTGCTAACATCAAGAAGATAACCAGGATCCTCGGCATCTCTGGATCAAAAGGGTTCATGACTAGCAGTTAGCTAGCCACTCCAAGGATCCAGTCTTCAATCATCACTGATTacaaaaataagtaaggtgGTTAAGGATATAGCACGTTAAGAACTAGATTTATATCCCACCTAGTGTTGGGAACTAAAAGTAAACTTAGGAATGTCAAAGAACTTGCGAAAGAACCATTGAGAGCTCATTTTACTTCAAAGTGAAGCATTCAAGTCAAActacaaccaattacaaagtgATGAGCCAACGGATTGTAATTTTCGCCTTTTAAAGAGACAATTTAGCTTTTCGAAcagaaataaataaaatcagGCATCATCTTGCAAGCTCGCAAACTTGTCTAAAGTCTTTTCTTTCAGCGTTTGCAGGAGAAGCAAACAATGCCAACATCAGAATGACACGAAAACACAGGACGTGGGAAATCTATGATAGCCCGATAATTTGATTTGCACAAGACATTCGCAAAGCATAGTAAACTTCATCTATTATATGTTGCATCCTCAATTTCCAATATTTAGTTACATTACAAAGACCACTCAGTACACAACGTTGTACATCAAAAAGGTAAAACCTATGAACAGAGAGTCAGAAACAATGAAAGGGTTGTTATCAGATTAGGAGCAAAGGATTTGAATCATTAATCTCAAGAAAGAACAGGCAAATTTCTGTACCCAAAACAGACAAGGCATGGatcaaaagttcaaaacatCACCCCAACTCCCCAACCAATATTGGCATAACTATTCAGATCACAGTCCAATCCAAACTTCATGAACTATTAAACTTTGCTTGTTTAGAATCTCACTGCAATGAAGGCTCACACTTTCACACCCTGGCGCAGGCCACAGGAGCGGAACCGAGGGGGTACAGGGGGTACAGCTGTATCCCCCCATTCCTCGGATTCGCAAAAATATTAACTGATAACAATTAAAAATACGGTATAACGGATAAACTGTTCAGGCACATTACAATTAATGAGTTCTATCTCAGTGGTAAAAGAGGCGCTAACTAACTTCTTTAAAGTTTGGAAGATGTGCGCGGTCCTGAGAACAAATCAGAAGTATAGCAAACATTTATGCTTTTACCCTCTTTAACTCTACAATTTCTAGCCACTGTAGTTCTAGGACTTTTATGCATGTAAACTGGACACGTATcccgttaaaaaaaaaagtaaactgGACAAGGAGAAGATATGGGAGCAAATCAATGATATGCAATCCATTCTGGGGTTATACAGACTTTTCACTGATATATGGAACCTATCTAGCTAGTTACACgagtttattattttttattttacattGTTGCTGGAATGTGAAAACGTACAAAGCTGGAATATTTTTTTTGGCCCTAAATGTTATACTTGAACAAGAAGCAAAACGATTTTTTTTCCCAGTGATGTGTCTCTTAGAAATGTGGAACTTGTATTTGTACCACCATTATTAAAGTCCTAGATCCGCCAAAGCTTGAACATCCTCAtactcaaaaatcaaaattgagAACAGCAAAGCAATAAGCATCAGTGATGTCTAGAAAACACAAGCAGCCTTTATCTGAATTGCTACAATAACCAGCAATAGATTGAAACAATTCCTATAAGCAGGCCAGATCAATTCGAACAACAATATTATAAAGGAAACAAAACCAAATTTTTCAGAAAGTAGACAACTTTTTTCAGAACCAAAGACAGTATAGATGAAAACATTGATAAAGCATCCTAAGAAAGTAAGGACATCAACATGATTATTAGCTATTACCTTGGAGCAGGCATCAACTGAAGCTTTTCCTCTGAAAGATGATTCCCTCCTTCCAAATGTTGCTCATCCATTAGCAGAGCTTGCAAATCGCTACCATTTGCCAAGCTATTGAATTCAATTGACCTAGATGGAACAGTTGGATATTTGCGTTGACAAAAAGTCACCAGCCGTTTGACAGACTGCAGATATTTGCGGGTGGTTTCATCATTCATGACATGCGCAACACTATTGGTAAAGATTTTCTCCCGAGCAGAACGTTCGTGGATACCAACCATAGTAACCCCAATGGGCCATGGTGCATTTCCAATGGCCAGCTTAATGTAACAATCCACAGCAGTTCGGTAGTCTCTCTGCATACAGCAATCCACGACAAACATTAACGATTTCTTTATGTCATCTGGAAGAGCCCTCTTCCTGCAGCATTTGAACAATGGAGTCAAGTATCTCCCACACTGCTTGAAAGTGGCAACCGTCTGCTTTCCTTTTGCGGTCCGCCTCTCCAAATCCTGCATTTCATTTAATTCTTGTCTCCATTCATTCAACAGCCTCTTGAAGAATACCAAAATCTTATCCTCctcacacaaatcctcaaatttTGCCTTCATGAGTTTAATGTCTTTATCAGCATCAACTCCGGAAGAGGCCCCATCCCCATTCAAGTCATCATCACCTTTACCTGTCTCTCCATCCTCTAAATCTTCACTTTTCCTCTTTCGGTCACTCATAATCCCAGTTTTCTGCCACTTCTTCAATTCAACAATATCTCGCAGAAAATCATTTGTCTGGCCTTCTGTCACGTCACTGTCAACCTCAAAGGTTCCCGTTTTCAGGACATTCTTATACCTGTCTAGACGGGCATGATCATCCTCTCCAAAAAGGGTAATGGGCTGTTTAAGGAGCCGAAGACGCCGAATCACTTCGTGTTTAGAGAGTTTTAGTTCATCAATACTATTCTGCTCATCCGTTGTTAAGGTTACAGTTTTAGTGGAGGAATCGGTATTAGGTTTGGTGGAGTAAATTAAATCAAGCAGCGATGCTGTGGACGCAGATGAGGAAGCAGAGGATTGTTGTTTTTCCTCAAGTTCACGTTTCTCCTCTTCACGGATCTTCTGGCGGCGCTTTTGCTCGATCTCAGAGCGTTTGAAGAATCGTTTCCCACCAGTCTCCTCAGATAGAGCCTGTCTCTTTTTCATAATCTCTTGTTTTAATAGGTCCATTTCTAGATTCTCTTACAATCTCTCTCTCGCAACCTATATATACACATGAAGAACCGCATCAATACCGCAGTATTACTCAAACCCCCCACACACTGGACATAAAAATCAAAGCAAAACAGAATCACAAAAATGTAGAGAACTCGATCATAGATACTGTCGCGACTAGCTCAAACGGTCTGATGTAATCGTATTAGCTCCAGGGCAGGCGCAGCCGCACAGGGAGAGATGAACGGTGATTGTCAGGAAAATCGAATCATACGAATTTCAAGTAGAATTATTAAGTGGTTATAGACTAATTAGACATAAAAAAAATACCAAAACAAACCCAACAAAATAGATTTAACAATTTGAAATCCATCATATCAAAGAAAAATCGAATCAGTAATCCTTATCAATCTTATGAGAATCATATCAAAAAGTATAATGCAAATTTCACAACATCAAAACAAAGCTAACAAATAACAGAATTGACACTATCATATCAGAAAATTACATTTTTGAATCAATAAAGAAACAAATAAAAATCAAcagaaaattcaatagaaaaTAGAATATTACCAAGAATAGAAGCAGCGAGTGGTGGTTGGCAGAGGCGCCGCCGGCTAGAGGTGGTGAATGGTGATACAACTACAAGATGCTGCTTTTGTTGTTTGAGTAGTTAGGTTTTAGAAGGAGGAGGATGCGGGAGGATGCGGGAGGATGAACAGTGCGATTTGGTAGAGTTGAgttcgaggagagagaaaattccttatttcctttgtttattgtttttttgtttttagggTAATGAACTAATGATACAAGGTGCACTGCGTTATCTTCTTCTAAGAACTAATGATACAAGGTGCACTGCGTTACAAGTTGAACCGCCATCCAACTTGGTATTTTAATTAATGTaaagtaaatttattttaattgtgaaGTAATAAGatattttataagttaaatGTATTACTCCGAGTCCTATTATCCCAATTCAAAGTTACTTCCATTGTTTTTCATTACTACTtccttcatttctttttgttgtatccgtttctatttttggacatacattttatcctaaaatacccttgcatttctatctaattaccaacatacctaaagattctacccatattcccacctaaatttccccacccctattatttaattcttttcccttccccatatacccactctctcacctcctttatcacccatcattatcactcctctctcttaccttatttctttattattttctctcttc encodes:
- the LOC110799799 gene encoding uncharacterized protein, with the protein product MDLLKQEIMKKRQALSEETGGKRFFKRSEIEQKRRQKIREEEKRELEEKQQSSASSSASTASLLDLIYSTKPNTDSSTKTVTLTTDEQNSIDELKLSKHEVIRRLRLLKQPITLFGEDDHARLDRYKNVLKTGTFEVDSDVTEGQTNDFLRDIVELKKWQKTGIMSDRKRKSEDLEDGETGKGDDDLNGDGASSGVDADKDIKLMKAKFEDLCEEDKILVFFKRLLNEWRQELNEMQDLERRTAKGKQTVATFKQCGRYLTPLFKCCRKRALPDDIKKSLMFVVDCCMQRDYRTAVDCYIKLAIGNAPWPIGVTMVGIHERSAREKIFTNSVAHVMNDETTRKYLQSVKRLVTFCQRKYPTVPSRSIEFNSLANGSDLQALLMDEQHLEGGNHLSEEKLQLMPAPSDD